The Candidatus Rokuibacteriota bacterium genome includes a region encoding these proteins:
- a CDS encoding carbohydrate ABC transporter permease, whose amino-acid sequence WLLMGYFKTIPKELEECARIDGASRVQTMLRIIFPIAIPGILSAGIFAFTLSWNEFIYALVFLSSPEQKTVPVGVVSELIRGDIYFWGQLMAGALLGSIPVALVYSFFVEYYVAGLTGSVKG is encoded by the coding sequence TGGCTCCTCATGGGCTACTTCAAGACGATCCCAAAGGAGCTGGAGGAGTGCGCGCGCATTGATGGCGCGAGTCGCGTGCAGACCATGCTGCGGATCATCTTTCCCATCGCCATCCCTGGCATCCTGTCCGCGGGGATCTTCGCCTTTACGCTCTCCTGGAACGAGTTTATCTACGCCCTCGTGTTCCTCTCATCGCCGGAGCAAAAGACCGTCCCTGTGGGCGTCGTCTCGGAGCTCATCCGAGGGGACATCTACTTCTGGGGTCAGCTCATGGCCGGAGCGCTGCTCGGCTCGATCCCGGTGGCGCTGGTATACTCCTTTTTCGTAGAGTACTATGTGGCTGGGTTGACTGGGTCCGTGAAGGGATAG